TTGCATATTGCTGTTCAAAATCATTCTCCAATTTCTGAATTTCTCTGCCCAATTCTCTGTCCCTGTCGGATATGAAATATTTGGATGGGTCGGAAACTTTTACGCCTTTTTTGATCGCAGTGAGTAAATCAAAACGCGGGGGCTTTTGGGTTTGTGTATTTCGTTTATGCGGTTTGCGTCGTTGGTTGCTCCACGTAGTCGCTGGCGACTCTCTTCTCCGTAGTGGTGGTAGTTCGGAAATGCTCACAGGTTTTGGCTCAACCAAATTAGTGCTCGCATCTGTTTGCTGCGTTGTATCTTTTCCCTGTTCAGCGAGCGTTTCATCTTTTTCTTCTGTGAGGATATCCTTTTTTAGCTGTACAGGCTTGGTTGTATGAGTTAACGGCGCGTTTTTCTGTTCCACCGGCACAAATTCTGTCTGAAATTTCTGGCCGAGATCATTCCCGATGCGATGAATAATGGGGTGGTAAATATACCCGGCATAAATCATAAATCCGGAGAGTAAGGTAACGATCAAGTAACGATCAATGATTTCATTTTTTTCCCTTTTGATTAATTTCTTAAAACCAAATTCCAATGCCGCCATCGATGAATAGGTATTCAAATTTTGGCTTCTCTGCGGGCGATTTCAACTTTCTCGTGGCGCCAATCTGCCCGAAAAGGGAGAATTTACGGTTGAACACAAATTCCACTCCAACATCGGCGAGCGCGTAATAGGCTGTCCAGCGATCTTCGGCAACGTGAATTCGCGAACCGGATTTCAGATTGGGAGAGAAATTGGCGAATTGCCCGAAACCTTCGACGTAGGGCATAAAACTGGTTGAGAACAAAAACGGCAGCACAAATTGAATGCGCGCGCCTACGCCATAGCTCTGCGACGAGATGAAACTGTTCCCTTCGCTGCCTACCGCTCTGGTATTGTCTTCAAAATAAGCATATTGATAATTAAATGCAATATGAAAATTCGGATGATTGCCCAGATACATGGCGGCGTTAAATTTGGTCGTCTTTTTCCCGCCGTAGAGATTTTCTTGATAATCCTGTTCCCATTGAATTTTTGCGAGGCTAAATTTTAAGCGGCTTTTCGGCGCGAGTTTCTCTTGGATTTTATCGTGAGCCGCTGTTTTTTTCTTTTCAACATTTGCCAGCGAATCAGCCGCAGCTTTGTTGATTGCTTCAACGTGTCGGTAGTATTCATCGCTTATTTTTTCTCGTAACTTCCGCGTTTTTTTTGCCAACTTTTCATCTTCCCTCATTTGGACAATGTCGCCCAGGCTCGCTTGGCTCATTTTTTGGTCTCGCTTGCAAGTAAAATATTCACGATAGACATTTTTTACTTTTCCTTCACAAATCATATTTTTTGAGTCTTTCGCTTTGACAACGAATTTCATCTTTTTGCGGACATTTTGGTCTTCGCCAAGATTCACTTGAATTTCTTTCTCATCGATTTTTTTTACTTCACCTTGAAGCGGAAAGTAACTGAGGATGGAATGAAGTAATATTTCTATCGTTTTGTCTAACATCTTTTCAGTGCATTTCAGATAATCTTGTTTGATTATTTGTTCGGTCGAGAAAGCCTTTAATCGAATAGTGACTGAATAAGTCCCATATTCGATGTCTTTTTTGATCTCTCCGTCAATGATGTAATCCAATTTTACCGGCGAACGTTCCAGATAGACGTCGCGAATTGTTCTGTCGTCAAACAGATTGACGCGGTGGCTCTTGTTAATTTGTGTTTGACAGTTGAGATAAATATCATCCTGCTTGGATTGATTGAGCGTGCTTTCGAAAGAAGCTAATCCCACGTTTGGTTTTTGATTTATCGGAATCGGAACGATCGTTGCCATCTCAACAATGTCGCCCTTGACAACAAATCCGGTTAACTCAGAGGACTTTGTATTGCCAATGGCGACGTCTCCGTCGCTGTTGATGATTGACACTTTTCCGTAAATGGTGCCGTCCGGTTTTTTTAAGTTGAAAATTTTACCTGGCTTCCATTCGTCTTGTTTTGAGGAAATTTTAATCCGTACGACATTGCCATTGATTGACAGAACTTCACCTTTCGGGACAATGTTGCTCATTATTTGCGAAACAATATTTTTAATCGCCTCATTCAGGTCGCCTTCGCTGATTAATTGTCTCAAAAAGCTAAAGTCGTTATATTTTTTTGCCACATTGTAATAGTCAAGAGAAAAGTTGATGACATTTCCTTCTTGTTCCAATTTTCCGTAGGTAATAACATCTGCATTAACCAGCTTCGCGATTTGTTTGTCCTGATCTTCATCGAAAAGCGCAATATTTTCCATCACGATGCCCTGAGTTTCCATGACATTGCGCCATGTTTCTTCGCTGATAAGGCCAAATCTGCCCGTCTGAGATAACGCATTACGAAACTGCTGTGTGGCGCGATTGGCGAAACTTTCCGGAACGCCGATTGCCTGCAACGGCTTAACGAAAGCCACTATTTTTTGCTGCGCGTAAATTTGCGTCCCGAAGATGAGCAATAAACCTAAAGCCAACACCAGGATGAGTTTTTTGCTGTCCATTTTTTCTCCCTCACAAATTTTGGTTACACTTTATAATTCAAAGTATCTTTTTGCGCCAACGTAATGTACCTGATAATAATGTTTGTTCAGATTGCTGATGGTCACGCCTCTGCTGCAACTGGCATGACAAAATTTTCCGTTCCCCAGATAAATTCCCACGTGATCGACTTCGCCGTAATAATTGTTCGAGAAAAACACCAGATCGCCGGGTTTTAGCCGATCCGGGGGGATTGTTTTTCCTGCACGGTATTGTTGATGACTCACTCGAGGCAGGAATATTCCCAGACGCGAAAAAACGCATTGGGTCAAACCCGAGCAATCGATGCCGCTTTTTGAAGTGCCGCCCCACATGTACGGCGTGCCCAAATATTCTTTGATGATTTGTCGCAATTTTTGCGTTCGATAGTCACCGCTGACATTAGCGGTTTTTTCGTCCGACTTATCCGCCAAAGCCGTCCGTTTGCGTTCCAGCGCTTTTTTTTGACTTTGCAATTCCTCGTCGCATATTTGCGTGAATTCCCTTTCTGAAATGAGCGACTTTCTCGCGACGCGTGCGAGAATTTTCTCGTACAATTTTTCGTAATCGATCCGCGCCTTGTTTCCTTTTGCCAGAGTTTTCAGCAGATGGATGAAAGATTTGCGGCTCCAATTTTCATTTACGGCCTTGATTGTCACATTATTGAGAAATTCCTTGGGAATGCCGCTATTGTAAAAATTTCCGGCGATGGAAGCATAGCGCGTTAACCGGTCTTGTTTTGCTTTCTGCCGGAGTAGGCTGGTGAGAGATTTCGACAGCGCTGTTTTTAGCGTCTCGGCGTCCGCTATCTGCTTGAGGCTGACCACCGCGACGACCAAAGCGCGGTCGAGATTGATTTGGTTGCTGCGCGCTGTTGTCATAAAATTCAAAACCGCGGCGACGTTTTCTTCCGGATAATTGTTTGAGGAAATTTCGCGCAGAAAAGGAATGCGAATGTCGGCCGGAAAGGTTGAAATTTTTGAAGAAACCTTGGTCAGTACAGTAAGCTGTGCTGCGGTGATTTTGCCGGCAAAGATGAGCTCCAAAAATGCCAGTTCTTCAGGGTGGAGCGCTCCCAGTTGGTAGGCTTGAAACAGAGTTTTGCAGCCGGAAGCGATTTTTTCAGGCGAATAATCAAAGGAAAATCCCGTGGCAATCAGCGAGCGGATGCCGTCGATCTCGTTTGGTTTCCATTGGTAATCTACCGGCAGAATATTCTCGAGCGTGTCATCGAGCGCAAAAATGACATCGACGCGATCCTGCACTGTTAAATCGCTCATTTGTCTGAGCATTTTGTGGAATAAAAACCAGCCTCTTTCGGTCTGAGCATTGAGTGGCGTCGCCAACACGAGCGCGAAAAGAGAGAAACTAATTGCCCAAAAGATTTTTTTTGATTTTTTCATGGCGCCCATCAATTTAAAATGACCACAGCACAATTTTTTAAAATCGTACGAAAATAATTTGCCGTTAACATTTCTGAAAATTTTGTGTCCAGGACAAAAGTGCTTTCGTTGACAATTTTAACAGGCACAATAATCAACGGAGCGTCCCCAACTCGCGCGACTACCAGATTTTGTTGCGGATTGCTCGCCCACAACACCATTCCTTTTTCAAGCGCTTTGTCGCGATTAACGATTTCCGGACCAAAAATATTGAAATTTCCGCATTTGATATTGATGAGCGGCGTTTGTGAAATATAAAAGCTTCGCGCATCGATGATCAAACCGGTGTATCTCTTTTCTGCTTTTTTCCGCTGGGCAATGATTTTGGCCTGTTCGTTCAAAAAGGCAAAAATCCCGTTCGTCCCGGTCAAGTCCAAAGCGACCTTGTAATTTGCGCGCGCATAGACGCGAGGACGATAGTTTAATTTTTTTACTAATGGAATTTTGTGACGCTGAATGTATTTTAAAATGATCGTCGAATCAAGTCCGCTCAAATTTTGTCTTAATGAGAATATTTGATTTAGCAAACCCTGGTGCGCTAAATCTTGTGATACTTTTATGGAAGACGATTTTGTCCTGCCACATACTATCGCTTCGGCAATTAGCTGGCTGCTGTCGCTATTGAAAAACACGGACAACGACGAGCTGTCTATTCGCGCGTCGCCAGACCGCGCAGCGGCGCTACTGCGAATGCCCAGTCTTGCTTCATGTTCTTTTCGAATAGCATTCCATGAATTTTGTAACAGCGTTGAACTTTCATTTTTTTTATTGGTAATTTTTATCTGAGAGAACAAAATTGAATTCCAGAAAATTAGAAATAACATCATCATATTTTGCATTAATGACATTTCTCGCGTCTCTGTTTTAAGCGTCAGAATTTAGCTGAATTCTTCTCTGCTGTAGATTCTGTATTTTTTTTCCAAAGAACAAAGCGTAAATGATCATTCGCTATCTGAAAAATCAGCTAATAAATGGGTCAGACTTTCACTGATTTGTTTGCTCAATCGTACTTTGGCGCGTCTTCCCGCTTCGTTGGGGGTCGCGCCCAATTGATAGCTTGAATCAAATGATTTGCCCCAAATTTCTTGTTTGTCGATGACATCGATCAACTTCAAGGTGCAATTTGCTTTTGCCTGAAAAATACCGTTGGCTAAAGTTGACTCGCGAATAACAGGAAAAGTGACTTTTCCCACAAAAACAAAGGCACAATTAAGACCCAAAGTGTCAAAGAAATCATAGTCGCCATGAAACAGTCTTTCAATCCTGAAGCCGTTTAATTTATTGGAAGTGATTGTCGCGAGATTGTTTTTATTGCAAGCTTCGGCCACAGCGCTCTGAATAATGCTCTCCGGTTGTTCATTTTGGGCGTCCCATTCATCGATGGCAATGAATATCCGGGGTTTGTTTGTAAAAGTGCAACTGGTTAATGAGTACGTTTGATTTTCCCCCAGCGGCGCGCCAAGTTGTATTTTTACCGCGCCAATGATCGGTGTTTTGCATTGATAAACAAAGCGGCCCGTTGTATCTGTTTGACCGGTGGCGATTATTTTGTTGTTCCATTTAATCGCTATCGGCAGTCCGGAAATCGGCGCTCCGTTCAAACTGAGCTGGATGCCGATGGGTTCGATTAATCGGCCGTTTGGCTGAGGCTGCTGGTCGAAGCCGATGGGTTTTTGCTGCAAGTTTTCAAAGGCGGCAACCCTTTTTTCTTTCAATTTCCTCTCCCAAGAGTCGATTCTGGCAAGAAAATCAGGCCTCATGCCAATCATGGCGCGCGCGTTTTTGCACAAATCGAAAAGATATTGAATTCGGAGCGCCACGGATCTCAAATTTTCGGGTTGGACTAAAGCGATGCTGTTGACGCCGTTGGTAAAATCAGTCTCGTACTGATCTATCGTAGTTTCAATGAGCTTGTCGTGTTCTTTTCTGGAAAAAGGGACTAAAACGTAGGCAATGTAATAATATTGAATCTCGCCGATATGTTTTGTGGCGTATTTTTCCACGTAGTGTTTTTTTTCACGCACGCGAATTAACGCTCGGGAAATAGCCTCAGTTTGAATCTCCTTTTCCACGCCGGTCTGCACGATATTGTCGCTTGCATTTTCGCTTCGTTCAACAATGCGCTCTTTTTGCGTCGTCGTCAATTGCACGCCGAGACGATCGATGATTTGTTTCCTCGCGTCCAGCAACGCATCTCGACGTGCGTCTCTTTCATTTTGAAATCTGCCGGAAATTCCGACAACGAATTCCTCGCTATGATTGCCAACCCAGTCCGGCATTTTCTTTTTGGAAATGAGCCGCTCTTCTCCTTCTTGCAAATTTTTCTGAGCTGACGCCACGCCAGACAAAACGACAACGGCAAATAGCAACAAGATTATGCTTTGTGCTCGAAAGGATTTTTTAATCATGGCTAATTTTGCTCAAATAAAGATTTCTCATCAACTAATTTTTCAGCTCTCTCAATTAACCGTTTCTGAGCCGCCGTCGCTGCTTTCTTTTTTGCGTCAGCCAAAGCTTGTTTCATCAAAGCGTCGCCGTCCTTTTCGTTGAAAAGGATCAGGACATAGGCTTTGTAAAAATTCTTCAAAGTTGCATCATCCT
This genomic interval from Calditrichota bacterium contains the following:
- a CDS encoding V-type ATPase 116kDa subunit family protein codes for the protein MNTYSSMAALEFGFKKLIKREKNEIIDRYLIVTLLSGFMIYAGYIYHPIIHRIGNDLGQKFQTEFVPVEQKNAPLTHTTKPVQLKKDILTEEKDETLAEQGKDTTQQTDASTNLVEPKPVSISELPPLRRRESPATTWSNQRRKPHKRNTQTQKPPRFDLLTAIKKGVKVSDPSKYFISDRDRELGREIQKLENDFEQQYA
- a CDS encoding C40 family peptidase, which produces MKKSKKIFWAISFSLFALVLATPLNAQTERGWFLFHKMLRQMSDLTVQDRVDVIFALDDTLENILPVDYQWKPNEIDGIRSLIATGFSFDYSPEKIASGCKTLFQAYQLGALHPEELAFLELIFAGKITAAQLTVLTKVSSKISTFPADIRIPFLREISSNNYPEENVAAVLNFMTTARSNQINLDRALVVAVVSLKQIADAETLKTALSKSLTSLLRQKAKQDRLTRYASIAGNFYNSGIPKEFLNNVTIKAVNENWSRKSFIHLLKTLAKGNKARIDYEKLYEKILARVARKSLISEREFTQICDEELQSQKKALERKRTALADKSDEKTANVSGDYRTQKLRQIIKEYLGTPYMWGGTSKSGIDCSGLTQCVFSRLGIFLPRVSHQQYRAGKTIPPDRLKPGDLVFFSNNYYGEVDHVGIYLGNGKFCHASCSRGVTISNLNKHYYQVHYVGAKRYFEL